One genomic region from Pseudoduganella lutea encodes:
- a CDS encoding AsmA family protein, with protein MLILFALFDWNMLRPYINRKVSETTGREFAIQGNLDVKFHRGLDSETGWRRYVPRPYVSVEDIRMSNPAWSTVGNQMATAKRVDVGFRILPLLGKEFVITDLRLAEPNVALQRRKDGSNSWTLKDNGPSEWEVDIQRLAFSTGRLRYLDEAIDLDLRADAKSINGNTTPAAPGAQPYGLAFTLSGKYNKAPVTGGGKAGAVLTLTGSDIKFPVEANADIGGNKISVKGTLDDPKTLSGMDLQLKLAGPSMADLYPLTGVLLPETPPYSTHGRLLGEKNDADAWTFTYQKFSGKVGASDIAGTLSYSQRKPRALLRGELTSQQLRLADLGPSVGADTGAGTKQAGKVKAPPAGKALPVDEFDTSKWGALDADVKFTGKRIVRTNDIPLQDIVADLHMKDKVLRLTPLQFGMAGGQVISNISLDGRQKAIDAQARVAARHLKINRLFPKLESMRGSFGEINGDAALAGKGNTVASMLASSNGEMNAVVTEGSVSKFVLELAGLNVANAVFVKVFGDKQINMNCLAAEAAVRNGRANVQRFVLDTDEAVVDVSGYVDLAQEQLNLDVRPKTKGTRIFSLRTPLYAKGTFADPDVGPYKGPLALKAGAAVALAAVSPLAAVLPLVNVSKVPDTNCKAAIAEAEKKPQVRELPKSVGKK; from the coding sequence TTGCTGATCCTCTTTGCGCTGTTCGACTGGAACATGCTGCGCCCTTACATCAACCGCAAGGTTTCCGAGACCACGGGGCGCGAATTTGCCATCCAGGGCAACCTGGACGTGAAGTTCCACCGCGGCCTCGACAGCGAAACGGGCTGGCGGCGCTACGTGCCGCGGCCCTATGTCAGCGTCGAGGACATCCGCATGAGCAACCCGGCATGGAGCACCGTCGGCAATCAGATGGCCACGGCGAAGCGCGTTGATGTGGGCTTCCGCATCCTGCCCTTGCTGGGCAAGGAATTCGTCATCACCGACCTGCGGCTGGCCGAGCCCAACGTGGCACTGCAGCGCCGCAAGGATGGCAGCAATTCGTGGACGCTGAAGGACAATGGCCCTTCCGAATGGGAAGTCGATATCCAGCGCCTGGCCTTCTCGACCGGCAGGCTGCGCTACCTCGACGAAGCGATCGACCTCGACCTGCGGGCGGACGCGAAATCGATCAACGGCAACACCACCCCGGCCGCGCCGGGCGCGCAGCCCTACGGCCTGGCCTTCACGCTGAGCGGCAAATACAACAAGGCGCCCGTGACGGGCGGCGGCAAGGCCGGCGCGGTGCTGACGCTGACGGGTTCGGACATCAAGTTCCCAGTCGAGGCCAATGCGGACATCGGCGGCAACAAGATTTCCGTGAAGGGCACGCTGGACGATCCGAAAACACTGTCCGGCATGGACCTGCAACTGAAGCTGGCCGGTCCCAGCATGGCCGACCTGTATCCGCTGACCGGCGTGCTGCTGCCGGAAACGCCGCCCTATTCCACGCATGGCCGGCTGCTCGGCGAGAAGAACGATGCCGACGCGTGGACGTTCACGTACCAGAAATTCTCAGGCAAGGTCGGCGCCAGCGATATCGCCGGCACGCTGTCGTATTCGCAGCGCAAGCCGCGGGCGCTGCTGCGCGGCGAGCTCACATCGCAGCAACTGCGCCTCGCGGACCTGGGCCCTTCCGTGGGCGCCGACACGGGCGCCGGCACGAAGCAGGCCGGCAAGGTGAAGGCGCCGCCCGCCGGCAAGGCATTGCCGGTGGACGAATTCGATACGTCGAAATGGGGCGCGCTCGATGCGGACGTGAAGTTCACCGGCAAGCGCATCGTGCGCACCAACGACATTCCCTTGCAGGACATCGTGGCCGACCTCCACATGAAGGACAAGGTACTGCGGCTCACGCCGCTGCAATTCGGCATGGCGGGTGGCCAGGTGATTTCCAATATCTCGCTGGACGGCCGCCAGAAAGCCATCGATGCGCAGGCCCGCGTGGCGGCGCGGCACCTGAAGATCAACCGGCTGTTCCCGAAACTGGAATCGATGCGCGGCAGCTTCGGCGAAATCAACGGCGACGCGGCGCTGGCCGGCAAGGGGAACACGGTGGCTTCGATGCTGGCGTCGTCGAACGGCGAAATGAATGCCGTGGTGACCGAGGGCTCCGTGAGCAAGTTCGTGCTGGAGCTGGCGGGCCTGAACGTGGCCAACGCGGTGTTCGTGAAGGTATTCGGCGACAAGCAGATCAACATGAACTGCCTGGCCGCCGAGGCGGCCGTGCGCAATGGCCGGGCGAACGTGCAGCGCTTCGTGCTGGATACGGATGAAGCGGTGGTCGACGTTTCCGGCTACGTGGACCTGGCCCAGGAACAGCTGAACCTGGACGTGCGCCCGAAAACCAAGGGCACCCGCATCTTCTCGCTGCGCACGCCGCTGTATGCGAAAGGCACGTTCGCCGATCCCGACGTGGGGCCGTACAAGGGTCCGCTGGCACTGAAGGCCGGCGCCGCCGTGGCCCTGGCCGCCGTGTCGCCGCTGGCCGCCGTGCTGCCGCTGGTGAACGTGTCGAAGGTGCCGGACACAAACTGCAAGGCCGCGATCGCCGAAGCCGAGAAGAAGCCGCAGGTGCGCGAGCTGCCGAAGTCCGTCGGCAAGAAATAA
- a CDS encoding methyl-accepting chemotaxis protein: MRHLSIKQAFIATFLLTVLLAAATLWAMLRVSEKQASATAASQSRYQSYLLADELRQSSDDLTRLARTYVVSGDASYERQYMDILDIRNGSKPRPENYGRIYWDFVAGGLPVPPSSGKSVSLQQLMQEAGFTEQEFGKLKEAQANSDGLVKTEVIAMNAVKGLFDDGKGGFTRKGEPDLELARRIMHDTTYHQNKARIMQPLNEFLAMLDGRTAAAVEKAEGETRTAFAMAVVLLALSVGGTVLCLLLVYRYIARNLANATATAARIAQGDLTEDIRVTHDDEVGILMRAIATINANLAGMIGKIHASTDEMAVATGEIARGNADLSARTESQASSLQETASSMETLTHTVQRNASDASEANRLAADASSIAARGGEVVSKVVGTMGAIRESSTRIGNITSVIDGIAFQTNILALNAAVEAARAGEQGRGFAVVASEVRNLAQRSAAAAREIKELIGDSAGTVEEGARMADQAGQTMGQVVDAVRKLETIMAGITSASAEQSTGLQEINQAVTMMDDITQQNAALVEQAAAAAESLRDQAASLSQAVGTFRLREVPVARHAIAAQRRPQLSH, encoded by the coding sequence ATGCGCCATTTGTCCATCAAGCAAGCATTCATCGCCACCTTCTTACTGACCGTGCTGCTCGCGGCCGCCACGCTGTGGGCGATGCTGCGCGTCTCCGAGAAGCAGGCCTCCGCCACGGCGGCCAGTCAGTCGCGCTACCAGTCCTACCTGCTGGCCGATGAACTGCGGCAAAGCTCGGACGACCTGACCCGGTTGGCGCGTACTTATGTCGTGTCCGGCGATGCGTCGTACGAGCGGCAGTACATGGACATCCTCGACATTCGCAACGGCAGCAAGCCACGCCCGGAAAACTACGGGCGGATCTACTGGGACTTCGTGGCGGGCGGCCTGCCCGTGCCGCCGTCGTCCGGCAAGAGCGTCTCGCTGCAGCAGCTGATGCAGGAGGCCGGCTTCACGGAGCAGGAATTCGGCAAGCTGAAGGAAGCCCAGGCCAATTCCGACGGCCTCGTGAAAACCGAGGTGATCGCGATGAATGCCGTGAAGGGCCTGTTCGACGACGGCAAGGGCGGCTTTACGCGCAAGGGCGAGCCGGACCTGGAGTTGGCGCGCCGCATCATGCACGACACCACGTATCACCAGAACAAGGCGCGCATCATGCAGCCGCTGAACGAATTCCTGGCCATGCTCGATGGCCGCACGGCCGCGGCGGTGGAGAAGGCGGAAGGCGAAACGCGCACGGCGTTCGCCATGGCGGTCGTATTGCTGGCCCTGTCCGTGGGCGGCACCGTGCTGTGCCTGCTGCTCGTGTACCGCTACATCGCGCGCAACCTGGCCAACGCCACGGCCACCGCCGCGCGGATCGCGCAAGGCGACCTTACCGAGGATATCCGCGTGACGCACGACGATGAAGTGGGCATCCTGATGCGCGCCATCGCCACCATCAACGCCAACCTTGCCGGCATGATCGGCAAGATCCACGCGAGTACCGACGAAATGGCCGTGGCCACCGGCGAGATCGCGCGCGGCAACGCCGACCTGTCGGCACGCACGGAATCGCAGGCCAGTTCGCTGCAGGAAACCGCATCGTCGATGGAAACGCTGACCCATACGGTGCAGCGCAACGCCAGCGACGCCAGCGAAGCGAACCGGCTGGCGGCCGATGCCTCGTCGATCGCCGCGCGGGGTGGCGAAGTGGTGTCGAAGGTGGTCGGCACGATGGGCGCGATCCGCGAAAGCTCGACCCGCATCGGCAACATCACCAGCGTGATCGACGGCATCGCGTTCCAGACCAATATCCTGGCGCTCAATGCCGCGGTGGAAGCGGCCCGCGCCGGCGAACAGGGCCGCGGCTTTGCCGTGGTGGCATCCGAGGTGCGCAACCTGGCGCAGCGCAGCGCGGCGGCGGCCCGTGAAATCAAGGAACTGATCGGCGACTCGGCGGGCACGGTGGAAGAGGGCGCCCGCATGGCCGACCAGGCCGGCCAGACGATGGGCCAGGTGGTCGACGCCGTGCGCAAGCTGGAAACCATCATGGCCGGCATCACCAGCGCCAGCGCCGAGCAGAGCACGGGCCTGCAGGAAATCAACCAGGCCGTCACGATGATGGACGACATCACCCAGCAAAATGCGGCGCTCGTCGAGCAGGCCGCGGCGGCGGCCGAAAGCCTGCGCGACCAGGCTGCCAGCCTGTCACAGGCCGTCGGCACGTTCCGCCTGCGCGAGGTTCCCGTGGCGCGTCACGCAATCGCCGCGCAACGTCGCCCGCAGTTGTCACACTGA
- a CDS encoding cupin domain-containing protein encodes MIFDPRDTYLHLAEDGTARQLAGDAFWQMPESEAGRYDRGWLVTAFDFDDDWPNWEMHPHGDEFVYLLSGDVELHLDREEGLVTVALSGSCAVVVPRGVWHTATVRSPSRMMFVTRGAGTQSRPVSAR; translated from the coding sequence ATGATCTTCGATCCCCGCGACACGTATCTCCACCTTGCTGAAGACGGCACCGCGCGACAATTGGCCGGCGACGCCTTCTGGCAGATGCCCGAATCCGAGGCCGGCCGCTATGACCGGGGCTGGCTGGTCACTGCGTTCGATTTCGATGACGACTGGCCGAACTGGGAGATGCATCCGCACGGCGACGAATTCGTATACCTGCTGTCGGGCGATGTCGAGCTGCATCTCGACCGGGAGGAAGGACTCGTCACCGTTGCGCTGTCGGGCAGTTGTGCAGTCGTGGTGCCGCGCGGCGTGTGGCATACCGCTACGGTACGTTCACCGAGCCGGATGATGTTCGTCACCCGGGGCGCCGGCACGCAAAGCCGGCCTGTATCGGCTCGGTAA
- the bluB gene encoding 5,6-dimethylbenzimidazole synthase has translation MTNPHQHNPHSYDSDAIDAVYRAIRERRDMRHFRPDPIDPVQLARFIEAAHSAPSVGYMQPWRFLRITDAALRRELHAHVDAERALTAEAMGERADEFMRLKVEGILACGELLVVGLVEGRERYVFGRRTMPDMDLASASCAIQNFWLAARAEGLGVGWVSLFDPEHVRVLCGMPEGSRPIALLCVGHVDAFYPEPMLQTERWDSRRELGGIVYENTWGTP, from the coding sequence ATGACCAATCCCCACCAGCACAATCCGCACTCGTACGACAGCGATGCGATCGACGCCGTCTACCGCGCCATCCGCGAGCGCCGCGACATGCGTCACTTCCGTCCCGATCCGATCGACCCGGTGCAGCTGGCGCGCTTCATCGAAGCCGCGCACAGTGCGCCCAGCGTGGGCTACATGCAACCGTGGCGCTTCCTGCGCATCACCGACGCGGCGCTGCGGCGCGAGCTGCATGCCCACGTCGACGCCGAGCGCGCCCTTACCGCCGAAGCCATGGGCGAACGGGCCGACGAATTCATGCGCCTGAAGGTGGAAGGCATCCTCGCGTGCGGCGAGCTGCTCGTCGTGGGGCTTGTCGAGGGCCGCGAGCGCTACGTGTTCGGCCGCCGCACCATGCCGGACATGGACCTGGCATCGGCTTCCTGCGCGATCCAGAACTTCTGGCTTGCTGCGCGGGCCGAGGGCTTGGGCGTTGGGTGGGTGTCGCTGTTTGATCCGGAGCACGTGCGTGTTCTGTGTGGAATGCCTGAAGGCAGCCGTCCTATTGCGCTGCTGTGCGTTGGCCACGTGGACGCGTTTTATCCGGAGCCGATGCTGCAGACCGAGCGGTGGGACAGCCGGCGCGAGTTGGGCGGGATCGTTTATGAGAATACGTGGGGGACGCCATGA